Proteins from a single region of Candidatus Binatia bacterium:
- a CDS encoding phosphoserine phosphatase yields the protein MIACLDLEGVLVPEIWIHVAEGTGISELRRTTRDEPDYDKLMRWRLGILDRHGIGLPDIQAVIARMGPLEGAREFLDWLRRRAQVIVLSDTFDEFAAPLMEQLGFPCLFCNSLVVDPDGKIRDYRLRLRDGKRKAVMALKLLNFDVVAAGDSYNDMTMLQEADVGILFRPPENVVREYPQFPVARTYEELRRAFDAAAARLGR from the coding sequence ATGATCGCCTGTCTCGACCTCGAGGGCGTACTGGTCCCGGAGATCTGGATCCACGTCGCGGAGGGTACGGGCATTTCGGAGCTCAGGCGGACGACGCGCGACGAGCCGGACTACGACAAGCTCATGCGGTGGCGCCTCGGGATTCTCGACCGCCACGGGATCGGCCTGCCCGACATCCAGGCCGTCATCGCTCGCATGGGGCCGCTCGAGGGAGCGCGGGAGTTTCTCGACTGGCTGCGCCGGCGGGCGCAGGTCATCGTGCTTTCGGACACGTTCGACGAGTTCGCGGCGCCGCTCATGGAGCAGCTCGGGTTCCCCTGCCTTTTTTGCAATTCCCTCGTCGTCGACCCGGACGGGAAAATCCGAGACTACCGACTCCGGCTCCGGGACGGGAAGAGGAAGGCCGTCATGGCGCTCAAGCTCCTCAACTTCGACGTGGTCGCCGCCGGGGATTCGTACAACGACATGACGATGCTGCAAGAAGCGGACGTGGGCATCCTTTTTCGCCCTCCCGAGAACGTCGTGCGCGAGTACCCTCAGTTTCCGGTGGCCCGCACGTACGAGGAGCTGCGCCGGGCGTTCGATGCGGCGGCCGCGCGCCTCGGGCGCTGA
- the hemL gene encoding glutamate-1-semialdehyde 2,1-aminomutase, whose product MGEISRKLFSEARRVIPGGVNSPVRAWKAVGGEPVFLQRGRGCHVTDADGRTYTDYVCSWGPLILGHAHPSVLRAVQDALRDGTSFGAPTAREIELAQKIVGAVPSVRSVRLVNSGTEATMSALRLARAFTGRTKVLKFAGCYHGHVDSLLVAAGSGAMTFGVPESPGVPEVLARETLVARFNDLESVDRCFEEAGSDLAAVIVEPVPANMGVVPPEPGFLEKLQERTRARGALLIFDEVVTGFRLGWGGAQGRFGLEPDLTCLGKIIGGGLPVGAFGGRRDVMAQLAPVGPVYQAGTLSGNPLSVAAGIATLRALEQPRVYDQLEELSARLEQGLRGAAREEGVPVCINRFGSMFTVFFGVDRVRNADDAAKADTRAYARFFRGMLERGFYFPPSQFEAAFVSLAHSADEIELTIRAARDTFAEMRREVTRDGTA is encoded by the coding sequence ATGGGCGAGATTTCCCGGAAGCTCTTTTCCGAGGCGCGACGGGTGATCCCGGGCGGGGTGAACAGCCCCGTGCGGGCATGGAAGGCCGTGGGCGGCGAGCCCGTTTTCCTCCAGAGGGGCCGGGGCTGCCACGTGACCGACGCCGACGGGCGCACGTACACGGACTACGTGTGTTCCTGGGGACCGCTCATTCTGGGGCACGCCCACCCGAGCGTGCTCCGCGCGGTACAGGACGCGCTGCGCGACGGGACGAGCTTCGGTGCGCCCACCGCGAGGGAGATCGAGCTCGCGCAGAAAATCGTGGGTGCCGTACCGTCGGTCCGTTCCGTGCGACTCGTGAACTCCGGAACGGAAGCCACGATGAGCGCGCTCCGCCTCGCCCGGGCGTTCACCGGCCGGACGAAAGTCCTGAAGTTCGCGGGCTGTTACCACGGCCACGTGGACTCGCTTCTGGTCGCCGCCGGTTCGGGAGCCATGACCTTCGGAGTGCCCGAGAGTCCGGGCGTTCCGGAGGTTCTGGCGCGGGAAACCCTGGTTGCGAGGTTCAACGACCTCGAAAGCGTGGACCGCTGCTTCGAAGAAGCAGGGTCGGACCTCGCCGCCGTGATCGTGGAGCCCGTGCCGGCCAACATGGGAGTGGTGCCGCCGGAGCCGGGATTCCTCGAAAAACTGCAGGAGCGGACGAGGGCGCGGGGGGCGCTTTTGATCTTCGACGAAGTCGTGACCGGCTTCCGGCTCGGGTGGGGCGGAGCTCAAGGTCGCTTCGGGCTCGAACCGGACCTCACGTGCCTCGGGAAAATCATCGGCGGCGGGCTTCCCGTCGGGGCGTTCGGGGGCCGGCGGGACGTCATGGCACAGCTCGCGCCGGTGGGCCCCGTCTACCAAGCCGGAACCCTCTCGGGAAATCCGTTGTCCGTCGCGGCGGGGATCGCGACGCTGCGAGCTCTCGAACAACCGCGTGTCTACGATCAGCTCGAGGAACTCTCCGCCCGGCTCGAGCAGGGGCTCCGCGGAGCGGCGAGGGAAGAGGGGGTGCCGGTTTGCATCAATCGCTTCGGCTCGATGTTCACCGTCTTTTTCGGCGTCGATCGCGTCCGGAACGCCGACGACGCGGCCAAGGCGGACACCCGAGCCTATGCGCGCTTTTTCCGCGGGATGCTGGAACGGGGCTTTTATTTTCCCCCCTCCCAGTTCGAGGCGGCGTTCGTTTCTCTCGCCCACTCGGCCGACGAAATCGAGCTGACGATCCGAGCTGCCCGGGATACGTTCGCCGAGATGCGTCGGGAGGTCACGCGAGATGGAACCGCGTAG
- the atpB gene encoding ATP synthase subunit a has protein sequence MEHAFTWTSLLPFVPDHTAMATLVALLLVGVAYVARRQLASVADPVVPDGTLTVRNCLEIFTEQIASIVESILGHHGRRYVPLYATFFLYILVANLSGLVPGFSPPTSNLNVTLGLGICSFLLYNYYAFAQQGLAYLKHFVGPVWPLAVLMVPVELVDNFVRPVSLALRLYGNMMGDHLVLEIFTDLTKVVVPVVFYILGAFVSLVQAFIFTLLSVVYLALATAHDH, from the coding sequence GTGGAACACGCGTTCACTTGGACGTCGCTCCTGCCTTTCGTGCCGGACCATACGGCGATGGCGACGCTCGTCGCCCTCCTTCTCGTGGGCGTGGCGTACGTGGCGCGGCGGCAACTCGCCTCCGTGGCGGATCCCGTGGTGCCGGACGGGACGCTCACGGTCCGGAACTGCTTGGAGATTTTCACCGAGCAGATCGCTTCCATCGTCGAGAGCATTCTCGGGCACCATGGGCGGCGCTACGTGCCGCTCTACGCGACCTTTTTTCTCTACATCCTGGTGGCCAATCTTTCCGGTCTCGTGCCCGGGTTTTCGCCCCCGACGAGCAACCTCAACGTCACGTTGGGTCTCGGTATCTGTTCGTTCCTCCTCTACAACTACTACGCGTTCGCCCAGCAAGGTCTCGCGTACCTCAAGCACTTCGTCGGTCCGGTGTGGCCGCTCGCCGTCCTGATGGTTCCGGTCGAACTCGTGGACAACTTCGTGCGTCCCGTGTCGCTGGCGCTGCGGCTCTACGGAAACATGATGGGAGACCATCTCGTGCTCGAGATTTTCACGGATCTCACGAAGGTCGTCGTTCCGGTCGTGTTCTACATCCTGGGTGCCTTCGTGTCGCTCGTGCAGGCGTTCATTTTCACGCTTCTGAGTGTGGTCTACCTGGCACTCGCGACGGCGCACGACCATTGA
- a CDS encoding MFS transporter gives MWPRGLPPAFLRTTFVNFFFFLNFASFFLLPLHVRALGGSEATVGAVVGTAGIASLLSLPFVGSAIDRIGARRFLLLGTGTMGLAALGYLFVDELDVRIFVLRVVQGASFAAAFTAATTFAAELAPPGRRAAALGVFGLSTLLTHALAPVLGEELVRRGGFGRLFATAAGFAFLAFALALALPRREGSATRRPESKARFARLQWVLAFTMVFAGMGFGTVVTFVPTFVRSENLGRVGAFFAAYTATAILVRVVGAGLSDAVGRRAVILPTLFALASSIFLLAFVRSRFALTLTGGLFGISQGLSYPTLHAFLVDLSDENQLGKAQALFNGSFNFGVTAGSFLFGWVAELYGHRPMFLAASLTPLLGWAILYRFGRSSAPVRLPSTVG, from the coding sequence ATGTGGCCCCGCGGACTACCACCGGCATTCCTGCGCACGACCTTCGTGAATTTCTTTTTCTTCCTCAATTTCGCCTCCTTCTTCCTCCTCCCGCTGCACGTCCGGGCACTCGGTGGGAGCGAAGCCACGGTCGGTGCGGTGGTGGGAACCGCGGGGATTGCCTCCCTCCTCTCGCTCCCCTTCGTCGGTTCCGCCATCGACCGCATCGGAGCGCGGCGGTTTCTCCTCCTCGGCACGGGTACCATGGGACTCGCCGCGCTCGGGTATCTCTTCGTGGACGAGCTCGACGTGCGGATTTTCGTCTTGCGGGTCGTGCAAGGGGCGAGTTTTGCCGCCGCCTTCACCGCGGCCACGACGTTCGCGGCAGAGCTCGCGCCCCCCGGGCGGCGCGCGGCCGCTCTCGGCGTGTTCGGGCTCTCCACGCTGCTCACGCACGCGCTGGCTCCCGTTCTCGGCGAGGAACTGGTGCGTCGGGGGGGATTCGGTCGGCTTTTCGCCACGGCCGCCGGCTTTGCCTTTCTCGCTTTCGCCCTGGCCCTCGCCCTTCCGCGCCGCGAGGGCTCCGCGACGCGGCGACCCGAGTCGAAAGCCCGTTTCGCGCGCCTGCAGTGGGTTCTGGCGTTCACGATGGTGTTCGCGGGGATGGGTTTCGGTACCGTGGTCACCTTCGTCCCGACGTTCGTGCGCTCGGAAAACCTCGGCCGCGTGGGCGCTTTTTTCGCCGCCTACACCGCCACGGCCATTCTGGTGCGCGTCGTCGGAGCGGGTCTCTCCGACGCGGTCGGCCGCCGGGCCGTCATCCTCCCCACCCTCTTCGCGCTCGCGAGCTCGATTTTTCTCCTCGCCTTCGTACGCAGTCGTTTTGCCTTGACATTGACGGGCGGCCTCTTCGGGATTTCCCAGGGTCTCAGCTACCCCACCCTCCACGCCTTCCTGGTCGACCTGAGCGACGAGAACCAGCTCGGCAAGGCGCAGGCGCTTTTCAACGGCTCGTTCAACTTCGGGGTGACCGCGGGGAGTTTCCTCTTCGGTTGGGTCGCCGAGCTCTACGGCCACAGACCCATGTTTCTCGCGGCTTCCCTCACGCCCTTGCTCGGCTGGGCGATCCTCTACCGGTTCGGTCGTTCGTCTGCTCCCGTACGTCTTCCCTCGACGGTCGGCTGA
- the gpsA gene encoding glycerol-3-phosphate dehydrogenase [NAD(P)+], with translation MRIAVIGGGSWGTALAKLLAENDHSVALWVHSPEVCRGIQETRENRVYLPGFLLPATLRATSSMPEALEGAELAVCVCPSHVVREVMAQAAPYLPFSVPVVSATKGIEEGSLKRMSEVIAEALGRPDVATIACLSGPSFAREVAAGMPTAVTVAAVDARLAQHVQRVFSAPYFRVYTNPDLIGVELGGAAKNVIAIAAGVSDGLGFGGNSRAALITRGVAELARLVTKLGGDPRTASGLSGVGDLVLTCTGDLSRNRTLGLRLGRGEKLSDVLGETRMVAEGVRNSLSVCLLARRAGVEMPIAEQVRKLLYEEKPARQVVGELMSRQAKPEIWE, from the coding sequence ATGAGGATCGCCGTGATCGGAGGCGGGAGCTGGGGTACTGCTCTGGCCAAGCTCCTCGCCGAAAACGACCATTCGGTCGCCCTCTGGGTGCACAGTCCGGAGGTGTGCCGCGGAATCCAGGAAACCCGCGAAAATCGCGTTTACCTTCCGGGCTTCCTCCTGCCGGCGACGCTTCGTGCCACCTCTTCCATGCCCGAGGCGCTCGAGGGGGCGGAGCTCGCGGTGTGCGTGTGCCCCTCCCACGTCGTCCGCGAGGTCATGGCTCAGGCGGCCCCGTACCTGCCCTTTTCCGTCCCCGTGGTGAGCGCGACCAAGGGGATCGAGGAGGGAAGCCTCAAGAGGATGTCGGAGGTGATTGCCGAAGCTCTGGGACGGCCCGACGTGGCGACGATTGCCTGCCTTTCCGGGCCGAGCTTCGCGCGGGAGGTGGCAGCCGGGATGCCTACGGCCGTGACGGTCGCCGCGGTCGACGCACGGCTTGCCCAGCACGTTCAGAGGGTTTTTTCCGCTCCCTACTTCCGAGTCTACACGAACCCGGACCTGATCGGCGTCGAACTGGGCGGAGCCGCGAAGAACGTCATCGCGATCGCGGCGGGCGTCAGCGACGGCCTCGGATTCGGGGGAAATTCGCGAGCCGCCCTGATCACGCGGGGCGTCGCCGAGCTCGCAAGACTCGTCACGAAGCTCGGCGGCGACCCCCGTACGGCGTCGGGGCTTTCGGGCGTGGGGGACCTCGTCCTCACGTGTACCGGGGATCTGAGCCGCAATCGAACGCTCGGCTTGCGGCTCGGCCGCGGGGAAAAACTCTCCGACGTCCTCGGGGAGACGAGGATGGTCGCCGAAGGAGTGCGGAACAGTTTGAGCGTGTGCCTGCTCGCGAGACGGGCGGGTGTGGAGATGCCGATCGCCGAGCAGGTGCGAAAACTCCTCTACGAGGAAAAGCCGGCCCGGCAGGTCGTGGGCGAGCTCATGTCGCGGCAGGCCAAACCCGAGATCTGGGAATGA
- the rpmH gene encoding 50S ribosomal protein L34, producing MKRTYQPHNKRRKRTHGFRARMSTPGGRAVLKRRRAKGRKRLVVTIPPKRKK from the coding sequence ATGAAGCGAACCTACCAGCCGCACAACAAGAGAAGGAAACGCACGCACGGGTTCCGGGCCAGAATGTCCACGCCCGGCGGCCGAGCCGTCCTCAAGCGGCGGCGGGCGAAGGGGCGCAAGCGCCTGGTCGTCACGATCCCCCCCAAAAGAAAGAAGTAG
- a CDS encoding putative membrane protein insertion efficiency factor — translation MRRAEFEVLAPPAAGGRLARFLAGAVRFYQRALSPLVGPACRFYPSCSEYAVEALLRHGAARGTMLSVRRILRCHPWNPGGWDPVP, via the coding sequence ATGAGGAGAGCTGAGTTCGAGGTTCTCGCCCCGCCCGCAGCCGGGGGGAGGCTCGCCCGCTTTCTCGCGGGGGCCGTTCGCTTCTACCAGCGTGCGCTGTCCCCCCTGGTCGGGCCCGCCTGTCGTTTCTACCCGAGCTGCTCCGAGTACGCCGTCGAGGCGCTGCTCCGTCACGGTGCGGCGCGCGGCACGATGCTCTCCGTTCGCCGGATTCTCCGGTGTCATCCTTGGAATCCGGGCGGATGGGATCCGGTGCCATGA
- the yidC gene encoding membrane protein insertase YidC yields MMQHRALLAVALALLILVLYQEFVLKPYYGSPRGVSPTPSEGVRAPERAPAPPPPEPETAAEEAELPAAEAREIEIETELFRAVFTSAGGRLKRFDLKHYRLDPTPGSPPVPMVHPSGGEYPLGLELRGRGLERPLRDLGVAYAVRGEARRLRGGEEATLAFLWRAPDIEIEKRFRFRGDRYPFSLEIDVRKLPKDVTELGLQWVEAAERKVSGYYSFLGAVAVVDGKLVKLRMADLERKVQPYRGVVEWAGYADTYFLSALLPGSPESTDLWLFRRNGTAEARLVVPVRSGSLVSFRVFLGPKNFDVLESVHPTLRRAIDFGYFAFVAIPFLHILNFLHRFTGNYGVDIILLTVAIKLLFWPLTQKSFRSMKELQKLQPQMQKIREKFRDDPEKMQREIMELYRRHKVNPLSGCLPMLLQLPVFIGLYNTLLSAIELRHAPFALWIRDLSQPDRLGHFAIPFVSPPGIPVLTLLMGASMFVQQWISPPAGDPAQQKLMLFMPLVFTVIFINVPSGLVLYWLVNNVLTIAQQYFLLRSSK; encoded by the coding sequence ATGATGCAACACCGAGCTCTTCTGGCCGTCGCGCTCGCGCTCCTGATTCTCGTCCTCTATCAGGAGTTCGTACTGAAGCCCTACTACGGGAGCCCGAGGGGTGTCTCGCCGACCCCTTCGGAAGGGGTTCGCGCGCCGGAACGCGCCCCTGCCCCTCCTCCGCCCGAGCCGGAAACCGCTGCCGAGGAGGCGGAGCTACCCGCGGCCGAAGCCCGGGAAATCGAAATCGAAACCGAGCTTTTCCGCGCCGTTTTCACGAGCGCGGGGGGGCGCTTGAAAAGGTTCGACCTCAAGCACTACCGGCTCGACCCGACGCCCGGAAGCCCACCCGTTCCCATGGTTCACCCTTCGGGCGGGGAGTACCCCCTGGGACTCGAGCTTCGGGGCCGGGGTCTCGAGCGGCCCCTGCGGGATCTCGGCGTGGCTTACGCCGTCCGGGGAGAGGCCAGGCGACTGCGCGGAGGCGAGGAGGCCACGCTCGCTTTTCTCTGGCGAGCTCCGGATATCGAGATCGAGAAGCGCTTTCGGTTCCGTGGCGACCGCTATCCTTTTTCGCTCGAGATCGACGTGAGGAAGCTCCCGAAAGATGTGACGGAACTCGGGCTGCAATGGGTGGAGGCAGCCGAGCGCAAAGTGAGCGGATACTACAGTTTTCTCGGTGCCGTGGCCGTCGTGGACGGCAAGCTCGTCAAACTCCGGATGGCGGACCTCGAGCGCAAGGTCCAGCCCTACCGGGGCGTGGTGGAATGGGCGGGCTACGCGGACACGTACTTCCTCTCGGCGCTCCTCCCCGGGAGTCCCGAGTCCACCGACCTCTGGCTCTTCCGGAGAAACGGGACGGCGGAAGCGCGCCTCGTGGTTCCCGTGCGTTCGGGGAGTCTCGTTTCGTTCCGTGTCTTCCTCGGCCCCAAGAACTTCGACGTTCTCGAGTCGGTGCATCCGACTCTCCGCCGCGCGATCGACTTCGGTTATTTCGCGTTCGTGGCCATTCCCTTCTTGCACATCCTGAATTTCCTCCACCGGTTCACGGGCAACTACGGCGTGGACATCATCCTGCTCACGGTGGCGATCAAGCTTCTCTTCTGGCCGCTCACGCAGAAGAGTTTCCGCTCGATGAAAGAGCTCCAGAAGCTCCAGCCGCAGATGCAGAAGATCCGCGAGAAATTCCGGGACGACCCCGAGAAGATGCAGCGCGAGATCATGGAGCTCTACCGCCGCCACAAGGTGAATCCGCTGAGCGGCTGCCTCCCGATGCTGCTGCAGCTGCCCGTGTTCATCGGCCTCTACAACACCCTGCTCAGTGCCATCGAGCTCCGCCACGCGCCTTTCGCGCTCTGGATCCGGGACCTCTCGCAACCGGACCGACTCGGACACTTCGCCATCCCCTTCGTCTCCCCTCCCGGCATTCCGGTCCTCACCCTGCTCATGGGGGCCTCGATGTTCGTGCAGCAGTGGATCAGCCCCCCGGCGGGCGATCCCGCGCAGCAGAAACTCATGCTCTTCATGCCGCTCGTATTCACGGTCATTTTCATCAACGTACCTTCGGGACTCGTTCTCTACTGGCTCGTGAACAACGTCTTGACGATCGCTCAGCAGTATTTCCTGCTGCGTTCGTCCAAGTGA
- a CDS encoding single-stranded DNA-binding protein, with amino-acid sequence MKTVEAEGHTIDEAIENALRELGVDRSRAEIEILANASKGILGLGGKKARVRATLRPSLDEVAARASEAAPEAAPELAPGDSGEEVGRRARQVLLELLDKMGFSSEVAVEAGENGLCLQIRAESSGLLIGRHGQTLDAIEYFVRRIVARDFGERVSLNVDCERYRERRRKSIEEMAVQAVEQARKKGKPVSLVPMNARERRIVHLALQGIPDVTTRSTGEGEFRRVIVVPVKERSKGS; translated from the coding sequence ATGAAAACCGTCGAGGCGGAAGGACACACGATCGACGAGGCGATCGAAAACGCCCTGCGCGAGCTCGGGGTCGATCGCTCCCGGGCCGAGATCGAGATCCTCGCGAACGCCAGCAAGGGGATCCTCGGACTCGGGGGCAAAAAAGCGAGGGTCCGTGCCACGCTTCGACCGTCCCTGGACGAGGTCGCCGCCCGAGCGTCGGAGGCCGCGCCGGAGGCAGCGCCCGAACTCGCCCCGGGGGACTCCGGGGAAGAGGTGGGAAGGCGTGCTCGGCAGGTCCTGCTCGAGCTCCTCGACAAAATGGGCTTCTCTTCGGAAGTTGCGGTCGAAGCGGGAGAGAACGGCCTCTGCCTCCAGATCCGGGCGGAGTCCTCGGGGCTGCTGATCGGCCGGCACGGCCAGACGCTCGATGCGATCGAGTATTTCGTCCGGCGCATCGTGGCGCGGGATTTCGGGGAGCGCGTGAGCCTGAACGTCGACTGCGAGCGTTACCGGGAGCGCCGCAGGAAATCGATCGAAGAGATGGCCGTGCAAGCGGTCGAGCAGGCACGCAAGAAAGGCAAGCCGGTGAGTCTCGTCCCGATGAACGCGCGCGAACGGCGGATCGTTCACTTGGCACTGCAGGGGATCCCGGACGTGACCACGCGTAGCACAGGCGAGGGCGAGTTCCGCAGGGTCATCGTGGTCCCCGTCAAGGAACGCTCGAAAGGCTCCTGA
- the mnmE gene encoding tRNA modification GTPase MnmE — translation MYVADTIAAVATPAGPGGIGIVRLSGPDALAIGLRLFRFSRPVPRPQSHRLYPGTVLDRTGRALDRGLFVVMLGPRSYTGEDVVEFHCHGSPLLLRLLVRECCALGARPAERGEFTRRAFFNRKIDLVQAEAVAQLVGAKSEGAVRAGAEQLAGALSAGLAEVRESLLSLEAHLEALIDFPEEDLELEPQALLRELERVAAKLRDLAASFERGRLLREGLRVVLVGKPNVGKSSLLNALLGTERAIVTPIPGTTRDVIEESVEIEGIPVVLCDTAGLRSDPDEVEKLGIDRTRARLESADGVVVVLDRSSPLDVEDLGVLEEARSRRGVLAVNKCDLAGAWEPRLLAEQAAGKEIVELSAKTGQGLDRLLDALARCFMLTEASEPGPTLTLARHRDLVEKARSAVERAREALASGIPPDAAAVDIQAALEHIGCLTGEVTTEEVLDRIFSEFCVGK, via the coding sequence ATGTACGTTGCGGACACGATTGCGGCGGTCGCGACACCTGCCGGTCCAGGGGGAATCGGGATCGTCCGGTTGAGCGGGCCCGATGCCCTGGCCATCGGCTTGCGGCTGTTTCGGTTCTCGCGCCCCGTGCCTCGGCCGCAGTCCCACCGGCTCTATCCGGGCACCGTTCTCGACAGAACCGGGCGCGCTCTCGACCGGGGGCTGTTCGTCGTGATGCTCGGGCCCAGGAGCTACACGGGCGAGGACGTCGTGGAATTCCACTGTCACGGCAGCCCCCTGCTGCTCCGGCTCCTCGTCCGAGAGTGTTGCGCTCTCGGCGCCCGACCCGCCGAGCGAGGAGAGTTCACGCGACGGGCTTTTTTCAACCGGAAAATCGATCTGGTTCAGGCGGAAGCCGTGGCGCAGTTGGTCGGTGCGAAGAGCGAAGGGGCCGTCCGGGCGGGAGCCGAACAGCTCGCGGGGGCGCTCTCGGCAGGGCTCGCGGAAGTGCGCGAATCCCTGCTCTCGCTCGAGGCCCATCTCGAGGCCCTCATCGACTTTCCCGAAGAGGACCTGGAACTGGAACCGCAGGCCCTGCTCCGGGAGCTCGAGCGCGTTGCGGCAAAGCTTCGGGACCTCGCCGCCTCTTTCGAGCGCGGCCGCTTGCTCCGCGAGGGACTTCGCGTGGTACTCGTGGGGAAACCCAACGTCGGGAAATCGAGCCTGCTCAACGCCCTTCTCGGAACGGAGCGTGCGATCGTGACGCCCATCCCGGGAACGACGAGGGACGTGATCGAAGAAAGCGTGGAAATCGAGGGAATCCCGGTCGTTCTCTGCGACACCGCCGGCCTCCGATCGGACCCCGACGAAGTGGAAAAACTCGGAATCGACAGGACGCGCGCAAGACTCGAGAGCGCGGACGGAGTGGTGGTCGTCCTCGATCGTTCGAGTCCGCTCGACGTGGAAGACCTCGGGGTGCTCGAAGAAGCCCGGAGCCGCCGGGGAGTCCTTGCGGTGAACAAGTGCGACCTGGCGGGGGCTTGGGAGCCTCGCCTTCTCGCGGAACAGGCCGCCGGGAAAGAAATCGTGGAGCTCTCGGCCAAGACCGGGCAGGGTCTCGATCGGCTGCTCGACGCCCTCGCCCGTTGTTTTATGTTGACGGAGGCTTCCGAACCCGGCCCCACCCTGACGCTCGCGCGCCACCGTGACCTCGTCGAAAAGGCGAGATCGGCGGTGGAGCGCGCCCGGGAAGCACTCGCGTCGGGGATTCCTCCGGATGCTGCCGCTGTGGACATCCAGGCGGCCCTGGAGCACATTGGATGCCTTACCGGCGAGGTGACGACCGAGGAAGTTCTCGACCGGATTTTTTCCGAGTTTTGCGTGGGGAAGTAA